The following are encoded together in the Oncorhynchus clarkii lewisi isolate Uvic-CL-2024 chromosome 25, UVic_Ocla_1.0, whole genome shotgun sequence genome:
- the LOC139383740 gene encoding bcl-2-modifying factor-like has translation MDDEEDDVFVPDSSHCWRTAFREIKYEDRGTQTPSIALALPNDMLPCGVAQQPRPLFYGNAGFRLHFPARFEQVGDQGPQEQHQVERGRMERLQQQPQQPAQSMEVCIGQKLQLIGDQFYQEHLQLYHRNQRNMRPLWWRLASALLTLLFEQEAIAGRGRAGWR, from the exons AtggatgatgaggaggatgatgTGTTTGTGCCAGACTCCTCCCACTGCTGGCGCACAGCCTTCAGGGAAATAAAGTACGAGGACAGAGGCACCCAGACACCCAGCATTGCCCTGGCACTGCCCAACGACATGCTGCCCTGTGGGGTGGCCCAGCAGCCCAGACCACTCTTCTATG GCAACGCAGGCTTTCGATTGCACTTTCCAGCGCGGTTTGAGCAGGTTGGAGATCAGGGGCCTCAGGAGCAGCAtcaagtggagagagggaggatggaacGGCTTCAACAGCAGCCTCAGCAGCCAGCACAAAGCATGGAGGTCTGCATTGGACAGAAACTCCAACTCATCGGAGACCAGTTCTACCAAGAACACCTTCAACTG TATCACCGAAACCAAAGGAACATGAGGCCCTTGTGGTGGCGCCTGGCCTCAGCTCTGCTCACCCTGCTGTTTGAGCAGGAGGCCATCGCTGGAAGGGGGAGAGCAGGGTGGAGGTGA